GcgttcattttgctcttccgCAGCAGCACCCATTTTAATTAACGCCATTTTCACTCCCCTTTGAAACTTCCCCATGTTGAATGAGTACCACCCCATGTGGCAAAACTTGCACCGCCTCGGCTGTTTATCAGCGATAAGGGAGAATTCTTTGTGTCCATTTTGCACAGCTGTGTTGACAGGTTGAGCGGACATGTGCATTGGCATGCGCTACCATGCGCGTGGatttcatttggggggaaggACAAACGGCTCGGTGGATGGACAGCCCCACTGGGGCGGAGGAATATACAGGAGTGAAGACAGCTGTCTGGAGCATATGCAAGTCAGTTGTATCCTCCCCCCGCAGTGCACACACCccgcgaaaaggaaagggaaaagtgtATGCTCACCTTAGGGTGGAGGCAGATAGGCGGCACCCCTTCGCGCATCTTCggagtgaatttttttttcttcttttttttttttatttttgcctatTCTGTTCCTCCCTCGCTGCTAATGCATCGGGCGAAGCGGCGATTTGACCATCTGGAAGCAGGCACTCACGGGGAAGACTTTCctctttcctcctccttcctccctcctttttttattttttctttcccgtACGCGAAAAACTCCCAGCAGCACCATGGACTTAGCCTTTTACAATAACAACAAGTACACACTTAACTACCAAAATGAAGTCACCAAGAAAATCGTGCGGAAGATACTGAACCGGTTGGGGGAGAACAGACAGGGCGAATCGCCTGGCACGGCTGACTGCAGCAGGTGAGAGGGGCTCTTCCCGCAGCCCTGCGTCCGATTTGTAAATTTGAAATaagcaaatttgaaaaatcgcAAGTTTGCAAATCGCAAGTTTGCAAATCGCAAGTTTGCAAATTCGCGGCGCTGACTTCTTCCCTCGGCTCactccttcccccccgcgcaggaaaaaaatcgtGGACTACTTCGCCGAGGCCGAGCTGCTCTTCACCCTGCACGACCTCTCCCAATCAGGCGAAGTGGACATCATGTTGTTTCCCCAAATGGCCAGGCAGCTGAAGCAAGTGTACGACGCGCCCCAAGTGAGGAAATtccaaaaagaaatgaacataaaacaaataagcaaaatgaatCTACCAATGTTCCTGACTCTATTGAAGCGAAAGTTGTTCCAAGTCATCGACGAGGAAGGCACGTTCGACAAACACTTTAACGTTTTggatatgcaaaaaaaaaacgccgtTGATTTGGACGTCCTACGG
Above is a genomic segment from Plasmodium vivax chromosome 2, whole genome shotgun sequence containing:
- a CDS encoding hypothetical protein, conserved (encoded by transcript PVX_081460A) codes for the protein MDLAFYNNNKYTLNYQNEVTKKIVRKILNRLGENRQGESPGTADCSRKKIVDYFAEAELLFTLHDLSQSGEVDIMLFPQMARQLKQVYDAPQVRKFQKEMNIKQISKMNLPMFLTLLKRKLFQVIDEEGTFDKHFNVLDMQKKNAVDLDVLRTYLGLVGDKVSPEDFDFFVKCSTQGEGLLPGEGGALPPSGEPTRLLAITAKQYRDMLTCYQHI